The sequence CAAGAGCCGTTTATTCGTCCGATTGTGGTGCGACAGGCGATTTTCAAAGAATATATTCAACCGATTAATAAAGAAAATCTGCATCTGACCTTGATGAGTTTATGGCGGGAAATATTTAAAAAGGAAATGGCGCCTTCCGGCGGTTTCGGTTCGATTATCAAAATGGCTTCCATCCTGTCCGGAGAGCCGTTGAAAGGCGCCGGCAGCTGCGTTTTTTTATCGCCGTGGAGTACGGAACACGCAAATACCGTGGGAATTCCGTCTTCACACTATGTTTGCATGTATAAATACGGCATGCCCTATGATATGACGCATGTGAAAAAGCTGATGGATTGGATGGCAGAAAACGGATATGGGCTTGCCGGCGATATCGTTGACGTCTGCCTGTTGGATACGACTTTTTATAAGACCCCGCAATCCGTCGATTTCTGCATGCTGCAAGCCCCGGTAAATTTATGAGAAAACTTGAAAAAAACAAAAAACCGCTTGACTGTATGATTGCTTTACAGATTAGTATCTAACTTGTAAATTGCGCTTGCGTAATTTATATGAAAGCATTCTACATTGTCAGGA is a genomic window of Acetonema longum DSM 6540 containing:
- a CDS encoding MerR family transcriptional regulator, which codes for MKSLISISEMAKLHGLTRQTLIYYDEIDLFKPARVDEKGYRYYSNYQIPYLREICFLKFLGVSLKEIVTHFHGRCPKKEMALLEKRKKDVLREIARLSKIREAINQRISIYEEVTDADTMQMQEPFIRPIVVRQAIFKEYIQPINKENLHLTLMSLWREIFKKEMAPSGGFGSIIKMASILSGEPLKGAGSCVFLSPWSTEHANTVGIPSSHYVCMYKYGMPYDMTHVKKLMDWMAENGYGLAGDIVDVCLLDTTFYKTPQSVDFCMLQAPVNL